Genomic window (Methanosphaera sp.):
TTCTTTTTTTAAAACCCAATTTTTAATATAAAAATATAAAAAATATATATAAGATAAAATAAAACTATTATATAATTATTTTTTAAGATGTTACTTTTTTTTAAAACATTTAAGATTTTTTATTTTTTATAGTCTAATCAAGGTATTTAAAAAAAATAATGGAAAAAAATAACAATAGAAGAAGAAATATTTTTTCTTCCAAAAAAAATCATAATAGTTTGCTTATTTTATAAAAACAATTCAAAAAAAGATTTCATAGTTTTAAAAAATTGTAATAGATGAATAAATTATGTTAATTCATACTTATATTTAACCTAAATTCTAGGTATATGATATTAAAACAATTCTACTTATCTGTGAATTAACACTACATGATATTAAGTAATAATCAAAAGAAGAAAATTAACCCCTTAAAAATATAGATTTAAATGATTATTAATTTTTTTTATATAAAATTCTAATATGATATTCTAAAGGAAATGGTAAAATAATATAAAACTTTTTTTTATAAAACTTAATAAGAAAAATCCTAAACAATCACATAAAAAAAATATAGAGAGTGATAAGTTATGACAATGATTGAGGAGATTACAGAAAAAATTACAGAAAAGTTACCTGAAAAAGTAAAACTTGCAAAAGTTGAATTTGAAGGTCCTGAAGTTGTAATATATACTAAAAATCCGGAAATTATAAAAGATAATGGAAATCTAATTCGTGAACTTGCAAAAGATACAAGAAAACGTATAATTATCAGATCTGATAAATCTGTACTTTCACCACCAACTGAGACAATTGAAAAAATTGAGGAAATTGTACCATCAGATGCTGAAATTACAGATATTGCATTTGATGAGGTAACATGTGAAGTTATTATTGAATCTAAAAAACCAGGACTTGTTATTGGTAAATATGGTGCAACATCACGTGAAATTGTAAAACAGACAGGATGGGCTCCAAAGATTCTAAGAACACCTCCAATTACATCTGAAACAATACGTAAAATCAGACTTGCATTAAAGAAAAATAGTAAAGAAAGAAAAGCTTTCCTTCAAAGAATTGGTAAAAGAATTCACAGAGAAGCTAAATTTGACAATGACTGGGTAAGACTCACATCACTTGGTGGATTTAGAGAAGTAGGAAGATCATGTCTATTTTTACAAACACCAAATAGTAAAGTATTACTTGATTGTGGTGTAAATGTAGCTGGAGTTGATGAAAAAACAGCATTCCCATTCCTTAATGTGCCAGAATTTAATCTTAATGATCTTGACGCTGTTATCTTAACACATGCACACCTTGACCATTCAGGATTTATACCATACCTCTACCATTATGGATATGATGGACCTGTATATTGTACAACACCAACACGTGATGTAACAACACTTCTTCAACAGGATCATCTTGATATATCACACAGAGAAAACAATCCACTACCATTTAATATAAAAGATGTGAAAGAAGCATTAACTAAAACAATTACTCTTGACTATGGTGAAGTAACAGATATATCACCAGATATAAGACTTACACTTCACAATGCAGGACACATTGTAGGATCTGCTATGGCACACCTTCACATTGGTGATGGAAAACATAACTTTGTATATACAGGTGACTTTAAAAATGAAAAAAGCAGACTTCTTGAACAGTCTGTGTCAAGATTCCCACGTATAGAATCAATGGTTATGGAAAGTACATATGGTGGACATGAAGATAACACACCAACACGTAATACAGCTGAAAAAGAATTAATTAAAAACATCTACTCAACACTTAATGGTGGTGGAAAAGTATTAATTCCTGTATTTGCTGTAGGTCGTGCACAGGAAATAATGATTGTACTTGAAGAATACATAAATCATGGAATACTTAAAGATGTTCCTGTATATATTGATGGAATGATATGGGAAGCAACAGCAATACACACAGCACACCCTGAATTTTTAAGTAAAGATCTTAGAGATCAAATATTCCATGTGGGTAAAAATCCATTTACATCTGAGGTATTTAAGAAAGTTACAAACAATGAACAAAGAGCAAAACTTATTGCAAGTAAAGAGCCATGTATCATACTTTCAACATCAGGTATGCTTACTGGTGGAAACTCTGTTGAATACTTCAAAGCATTATGTGAAGATGAGAAAAATGAAATTATCTTTGTAGGATATCAGTCTGAGGGATCTCTTGGACGTCGTATCCAGAAAGGATTTGATGAAATACCACTTGAACATGAAGGTGTTACAAAATTATTCCATGTAAATCTTAAAGTTGTAACAGTAGATGGATTTGGTGGACACAGTGATCGTAAACAATTAATGGAATATGTACGTAAACTATCCCCTAAACCTGATAAAATCCTTGTATGCCACGGAGATGCATATAAAGCATTAGATCTTGCAAGTAGTATTTACAGATCTTACAAAATTGAAACTAAAACTCCGATGAATCTTGAAACAACAAGATTACAATAAATTTAAAAAATAAAAAAAAGATATATTAATAATAGTTTTAACTTTAATTTGTTGAAATTATCATAAAGTTATTAAAAAATAAATTGAATTTGGTGAATAAATATGGTTACATATTCTGAAGCAGGTGTAGATATATCACTTGAAGAGCAAACAGTATCAGCACTAACAGGTGAATTATCAGAAACATTAAATTATAGAAATATTATAAAAAACAAAGGACACTTCGCAGCTCTTGTTGACTTTGGTGAAAAAGCAATAGCAATGAGTACTGATGGTGTTGGAAGTAAAATATTAATTTCAAAATTAATGGAAAAATACGATACAGTAGGTATTGACTGTATTGCAATGGTAGTTAACGACATATTATGTGTTGGTGCAGAACCTATTGCTATGGTTGACTATCTTGCTGTTGAAAAACCAGAACCTGAAGTTGCAGTAGAAATTG
Coding sequences:
- a CDS encoding beta-CASP ribonuclease aCPSF1, giving the protein MTMIEEITEKITEKLPEKVKLAKVEFEGPEVVIYTKNPEIIKDNGNLIRELAKDTRKRIIIRSDKSVLSPPTETIEKIEEIVPSDAEITDIAFDEVTCEVIIESKKPGLVIGKYGATSREIVKQTGWAPKILRTPPITSETIRKIRLALKKNSKERKAFLQRIGKRIHREAKFDNDWVRLTSLGGFREVGRSCLFLQTPNSKVLLDCGVNVAGVDEKTAFPFLNVPEFNLNDLDAVILTHAHLDHSGFIPYLYHYGYDGPVYCTTPTRDVTTLLQQDHLDISHRENNPLPFNIKDVKEALTKTITLDYGEVTDISPDIRLTLHNAGHIVGSAMAHLHIGDGKHNFVYTGDFKNEKSRLLEQSVSRFPRIESMVMESTYGGHEDNTPTRNTAEKELIKNIYSTLNGGGKVLIPVFAVGRAQEIMIVLEEYINHGILKDVPVYIDGMIWEATAIHTAHPEFLSKDLRDQIFHVGKNPFTSEVFKKVTNNEQRAKLIASKEPCIILSTSGMLTGGNSVEYFKALCEDEKNEIIFVGYQSEGSLGRRIQKGFDEIPLEHEGVTKLFHVNLKVVTVDGFGGHSDRKQLMEYVRKLSPKPDKILVCHGDAYKALDLASSIYRSYKIETKTPMNLETTRLQ